One Abditibacteriota bacterium DNA segment encodes these proteins:
- a CDS encoding right-handed parallel beta-helix repeat-containing protein: MKKKWIAWLCVPALLLGVCIWQSGCDAAKAAGLLRSASGNSPKEPPFATLACSEGDDITQALQDLLKERRRVLIPRGTYRISGPVRVPSDTVIKGEAGTVLVVGEYEKTEGVFGAPLVFPGAPSRYVFEVAGKIVSKGAPPEMCSDVTISDLSFVSGKPRFIAAVAGLSVKNLTIENVNTVGMRIAYISYAGRLRDGILRKFDLTDIRSDAYLNDGVRIAGCSADCDNTSYGSGAGIHIEYSRNIAIENCRVENCGTGIILTGWDQNALEGSKKDVLSAGDNAGSFVTLKNGSVTGCAVHKAENDGISCVCCDDITVKNCQADNCRMGAGIGFVGSGTYTAEDCEAVDCSRNYFAGQNYTGSVRFTGCRSQFANKPVKIGRCHLATDYSAAAARESELIIEGCVFDCDDGGMSGIVIFPAVQNLVFRNNRLVNASLELGKTGGSSEYPEKTITVADNTFEFISRAKSQDMPYYAVKIESWRGYSVSVTGNVFKNSRTPWAIIISDRTPEGGGRAYIEGNTFSGFMEPISVGAVKSFTVTGGDFKGKVKIFD; encoded by the coding sequence ATGAAAAAGAAATGGATCGCGTGGTTGTGTGTCCCGGCGCTGCTACTGGGCGTCTGTATATGGCAGTCCGGATGCGACGCGGCAAAGGCTGCCGGGCTCTTGCGCTCCGCTTCCGGCAATTCACCGAAGGAACCGCCCTTTGCCACTCTTGCCTGCAGCGAGGGCGACGACATCACTCAGGCTCTGCAGGACTTACTCAAGGAGCGGCGCAGAGTCCTGATACCCCGGGGGACCTACCGGATATCCGGTCCGGTGCGGGTGCCGTCGGATACGGTGATCAAGGGCGAAGCGGGCACCGTGCTGGTGGTGGGCGAGTATGAAAAAACAGAAGGAGTGTTTGGCGCTCCTCTCGTATTCCCCGGAGCGCCCTCGAGGTATGTGTTTGAAGTGGCCGGCAAGATCGTGTCAAAAGGAGCGCCTCCCGAAATGTGCAGCGACGTGACCATCTCCGACCTGTCCTTTGTCTCGGGCAAGCCGAGATTCATCGCCGCGGTAGCGGGCCTTTCGGTGAAAAACCTGACTATCGAGAACGTAAATACGGTGGGTATGCGCATTGCCTATATCTCTTATGCGGGCAGACTGCGGGACGGCATCCTCAGAAAATTTGACCTCACGGATATCAGGTCGGACGCATATCTGAACGACGGCGTCCGCATAGCGGGCTGCTCTGCGGATTGCGATAATACGAGCTACGGCTCAGGGGCAGGCATCCATATAGAATACAGCCGCAATATTGCTATAGAAAACTGCCGCGTAGAGAATTGCGGTACCGGTATCATCCTGACGGGCTGGGACCAAAACGCATTAGAGGGCAGCAAAAAAGACGTATTGTCCGCCGGGGACAACGCCGGCAGCTTCGTCACCCTGAAAAACGGCTCTGTCACGGGCTGCGCGGTCCATAAGGCCGAAAATGACGGCATTTCCTGCGTCTGCTGCGATGATATCACCGTCAAAAACTGTCAGGCCGACAATTGCCGGATGGGAGCCGGAATAGGGTTTGTCGGCTCGGGAACTTACACGGCGGAGGACTGCGAGGCTGTGGACTGCTCCCGGAATTATTTTGCCGGACAGAATTATACGGGCAGCGTCAGGTTCACCGGGTGCCGCTCGCAGTTTGCCAACAAGCCGGTGAAAATTGGCAGATGCCATTTGGCGACCGATTACTCCGCCGCAGCAGCCCGGGAGTCGGAGCTGATCATAGAGGGGTGTGTTTTTGACTGCGATGACGGAGGCATGTCAGGTATTGTGATATTCCCTGCGGTCCAAAACCTGGTCTTTCGGAACAACCGCCTCGTCAATGCTTCGCTTGAGTTAGGAAAAACCGGCGGCAGCAGCGAATATCCGGAGAAAACCATAACTGTGGCCGACAATACCTTTGAGTTTATTTCGCGCGCGAAAAGCCAGGATATGCCCTACTATGCCGTTAAGATCGAATCTTGGCGGGGATACTCCGTATCCGTCACCGGCAACGTTTTTAAAAACTCCCGGACCCCGTGGGCGATAATTATAAGCGACCGTACTCCGGAGGGCGGCGGCAGGGCCTATATAGAAGGCAATACCTTCTCGGGCTTTATGGAACCCATTTCCGTGGGGGCCGTGAAGAGCTTTACCGTGACCGGCGGAGACTTTAAGGGCAAAGTAAAGATATTTGACTGA